One Anaerolineales bacterium DNA window includes the following coding sequences:
- a CDS encoding ATP-binding cassette domain-containing protein, with protein sequence MSDDVILEFRNVTKKFPGITALSEVSFSIRRGEIHGICGENGAGKSTLMKILSGVYPHGTYEGQVMYNGQELKLEDRAIRKAAEQGIAIVYQELTLVPTITVGENIYLGKEPVEFGVINWHKLYSNADRLLEKYNLGVESRAQVKHLGVGKMQMTEIAKALAENAKILILDEPTSALTEAEIEQLMDILRGLKKHGVTCIYISHKLEEFFKITDRVTVLRDGKNVVTESTKKLKVEDLVRHMVGREMKERFPKGHRKPGKVILEVEELHALDPNDRNFEILKGVSFNLRKGEILGIAGLMGSGRTELVMTLFGEYGVIHRGLIKLEGKEIRPKSSRQAMRFGISLVPEDRKRHGLVLIQSILRNISLANLDRFAAFFRINDSAELRESMDFAKSLAIKASNLHAKAESLSGGNQQKVVISKWLMSRPKVLIMDDPTRGIDVGTKFEIYKIMNELAEQGISIIMISSDLVEVLGMSDRVMVMHEDHSVGTLDIADATQEKIMALATGTATHLTPERPKR encoded by the coding sequence ATGAGCGACGACGTCATTCTTGAGTTTCGAAACGTAACCAAAAAGTTTCCGGGAATCACGGCGCTTTCCGAGGTGTCGTTTTCCATTCGGCGCGGGGAGATCCACGGGATCTGCGGGGAAAACGGCGCCGGAAAGTCCACCTTGATGAAGATTCTGTCCGGCGTATATCCCCACGGGACGTACGAAGGGCAGGTGATGTACAACGGCCAGGAATTGAAACTGGAGGACCGTGCGATCCGCAAGGCCGCGGAGCAGGGGATCGCAATCGTATACCAGGAATTGACGCTCGTCCCCACCATTACCGTGGGCGAGAACATCTACCTGGGCAAGGAGCCGGTGGAATTCGGGGTGATCAACTGGCACAAGCTCTACTCCAACGCCGACCGTCTGCTGGAAAAATACAACCTCGGCGTGGAATCCCGCGCGCAAGTGAAGCACCTGGGCGTCGGGAAGATGCAGATGACCGAAATCGCCAAGGCGTTGGCGGAAAACGCCAAGATCCTGATTTTGGACGAGCCGACCAGCGCGCTGACCGAAGCTGAAATCGAACAGTTGATGGATATTCTGCGGGGCCTCAAGAAGCACGGGGTGACCTGCATTTACATCAGCCATAAACTGGAGGAATTTTTCAAGATCACCGACCGGGTGACGGTGCTGCGGGACGGGAAAAACGTCGTCACCGAATCCACCAAAAAATTGAAAGTGGAAGATCTCGTCCGGCACATGGTGGGACGGGAGATGAAGGAGCGGTTCCCCAAGGGGCACCGCAAACCGGGCAAGGTCATCCTCGAGGTGGAGGAACTGCACGCCCTGGACCCCAACGACCGGAACTTTGAAATCCTCAAGGGCGTCAGCTTCAACCTGCGCAAAGGCGAGATCCTCGGCATCGCCGGGTTGATGGGATCCGGCCGGACCGAACTGGTGATGACGCTGTTCGGGGAATACGGAGTCATCCATCGAGGCTTGATTAAATTGGAGGGCAAGGAGATCCGCCCCAAGAGTTCGCGTCAGGCCATGCGGTTCGGAATCAGCCTGGTGCCCGAGGACCGCAAACGCCACGGCTTGGTTCTCATTCAATCCATCCTGCGCAACATCTCCCTGGCCAATCTGGACCGGTTTGCGGCATTCTTCCGCATCAACGACTCCGCCGAACTCCGGGAAAGCATGGATTTCGCCAAAAGCCTGGCGATCAAAGCCTCCAACCTGCACGCCAAGGCGGAATCGCTTTCGGGCGGGAACCAGCAGAAGGTCGTCATTTCCAAGTGGCTGATGTCGCGGCCGAAGGTGCTGATCATGGACGACCCGACCCGCGGGATCGACGTCGGCACCAAATTCGAGATTTACAAAATCATGAACGAGCTGGCCGAACAAGGCATCAGCATCATCATGATCTCGAGCGACTTGGTGGAAGTGCTCGGGATGAGCGACCGGGTGATGGTCATGCACGAGGACCATTCGGTCGGCACGCTCGACATCGCCGACGCCACCCAGGAAAAGATCATGGCGCTGGCCACCGGCACAGCGACCCACCTTACCCCAGAAAGGCCTAAACGATGA
- a CDS encoding sugar ABC transporter permease, whose translation MSAVSTPQKSTPMNAISRAVRGNLQTYALVIAMIVIWLLFAALTNGIYLSARNFSNLFRQMTITAILSVGMVLVIVTGNIDLSVGKLAGYVSVVVATFQLRTWIALFPPDGLPPLFAAILSSLVGIGVGTLYGVLQGWIIAYLNVPAFIVTLGSMWALNGLILIQTEGRTIAANQDYFELIGQGYVRTDVSWVVGAIVVVILFITMFLGRQQKSKYGFSLSPLWMDLLKTGFFAVLMLGYIFVVNHSSDNPEACGSTLPIIHDKSCGLPIPVIILALCAVIVAYMSGNTKFGRHAYAIGGNMEASRLSGINIKRNIFSVFVLMGLLCGVSGVVMASYIGYGTIAAGGGYELDAIAACILGGTSTLGGVGTIFGAMVGALIMASLTNGLQILNVPSAWQYVVKGAVLIIAVYADVYFKKNR comes from the coding sequence ATGAGCGCCGTTTCCACTCCTCAAAAAAGCACCCCCATGAATGCGATCTCGCGCGCGGTGCGGGGAAACCTGCAGACCTACGCCCTGGTGATCGCGATGATCGTCATCTGGCTGCTCTTCGCGGCCTTGACCAACGGGATCTACCTTTCGGCGCGGAACTTCTCCAACCTCTTCCGCCAGATGACCATCACCGCGATCCTATCGGTCGGCATGGTGCTGGTGATCGTCACCGGCAACATCGATCTTTCGGTGGGCAAGCTGGCCGGATACGTCTCGGTGGTGGTGGCCACCTTTCAACTGCGGACGTGGATCGCGCTCTTCCCGCCGGACGGCCTGCCGCCGCTATTTGCCGCCATCTTATCCTCTTTGGTCGGAATCGGGGTCGGGACCCTTTACGGAGTCCTGCAGGGTTGGATCATCGCCTACCTGAACGTGCCGGCCTTTATCGTAACCCTGGGAAGCATGTGGGCGCTGAACGGGCTGATCCTGATCCAAACCGAGGGAAGGACGATTGCGGCCAACCAGGATTATTTCGAATTGATCGGACAGGGGTACGTGCGCACGGATGTTTCCTGGGTCGTCGGGGCGATCGTCGTGGTGATTCTCTTTATTACGATGTTCTTGGGCCGCCAGCAGAAATCGAAATACGGATTCTCGCTTTCTCCGCTGTGGATGGACCTGCTGAAGACCGGCTTCTTTGCGGTCTTGATGCTGGGATACATTTTCGTCGTCAATCACAGCAGCGACAATCCGGAAGCCTGCGGGTCGACCCTTCCCATTATCCACGATAAAAGCTGCGGATTGCCCATCCCGGTCATCATCCTGGCCCTGTGCGCGGTGATCGTGGCCTATATGTCGGGCAACACCAAGTTCGGCCGGCACGCCTACGCGATCGGCGGAAACATGGAAGCCTCCCGGCTGTCGGGAATCAACATCAAACGCAACATCTTCTCCGTGTTCGTCCTGATGGGATTGCTGTGCGGCGTCTCGGGCGTGGTGATGGCGTCCTACATCGGCTACGGGACGATCGCCGCGGGCGGAGGCTACGAGCTCGACGCGATCGCGGCCTGCATCCTCGGCGGCACCTCAACCCTCGGCGGCGTGGGCACGATCTTCGGGGCGATGGTCGGCGCGTTGATCATGGCCAGCCTGACCAACGGGTTGCAGATCCTCAACGTCCCGTCGGCGTGGCAATACGTCGTCAAAGGCGCGGTTCTCATCATCGCCGTGTACGCCGACGTGTACTTCAAGAAGAACCGCTAG
- a CDS encoding xylose isomerase: MSEYSPKPEHKFTFGLWTVGSTGRDPFGEPTREKKTPVELVNLLAEVGAYGVNLHDNDLVPIDAGAAERDKIVAEFKDALKQTGLAVPMATTNLFADPAFKDGAFTANDPKVRAYALQKTMASIDLGAELGAKVYVFWGGREGVESDATKDPAAAIKRNREAMNFLCEYVLEKKYGMKFALEAKPNEPRGDIYNATTGHMLGFIATLDHPEMVGVNPEVAHEHMAGLNFLHGVAQAWEAGKLFHIDLNDQYPGRYDQDFRFGSRDPKAAFFLVKFLEDVRYGGSRHFDAHAYRTEDYEGVKDFARGCMRTYLILKEKGARWNADKEIQALLEEINADDGTMAAYFGKYAAAKAEGLKRQAFDRAALGKRGMKYERLDQLTIELLLGVR; encoded by the coding sequence ATGTCGGAGTATTCACCCAAGCCCGAGCATAAATTCACCTTCGGCCTTTGGACGGTGGGCAGCACAGGCCGCGATCCGTTTGGGGAACCGACCCGGGAGAAAAAAACGCCCGTCGAACTGGTGAACCTGCTGGCCGAAGTCGGCGCCTACGGGGTCAATCTGCACGACAACGACCTTGTTCCGATCGACGCCGGCGCCGCCGAACGCGACAAAATCGTCGCCGAGTTCAAGGACGCGCTGAAGCAAACCGGCTTGGCCGTGCCGATGGCCACCACCAACCTGTTCGCCGATCCGGCCTTCAAGGACGGCGCCTTCACCGCCAACGATCCGAAGGTGCGCGCCTACGCCCTGCAGAAGACGATGGCCTCGATCGACCTCGGGGCCGAGCTGGGCGCCAAAGTCTACGTCTTCTGGGGCGGACGCGAGGGAGTGGAAAGCGACGCCACCAAAGACCCCGCCGCCGCGATCAAGCGCAACCGCGAAGCCATGAATTTCCTGTGCGAATACGTCCTGGAGAAGAAGTACGGGATGAAGTTCGCGCTGGAAGCCAAGCCGAACGAACCGCGCGGCGACATCTACAACGCCACCACAGGCCACATGCTGGGCTTCATCGCCACCCTCGACCACCCCGAGATGGTCGGGGTCAACCCCGAAGTGGCCCACGAGCACATGGCGGGGCTGAACTTCCTGCACGGCGTGGCCCAGGCCTGGGAAGCCGGCAAACTCTTCCACATCGACCTCAACGACCAATATCCGGGGCGCTACGACCAGGATTTCCGCTTCGGGTCGCGCGACCCGAAAGCGGCCTTCTTCCTGGTCAAGTTCCTGGAAGACGTCCGCTACGGCGGCAGCCGGCACTTCGACGCCCACGCCTACCGAACCGAGGACTACGAAGGAGTCAAAGATTTCGCCCGCGGCTGCATGCGAACCTACCTGATCCTCAAGGAGAAGGGCGCCCGCTGGAACGCCGACAAGGAGATCCAGGCGCTCCTGGAGGAGATCAACGCCGACGACGGCACGATGGCGGCGTATTTCGGCAAGTACGCCGCCGCCAAGGCCGAAGGATTGAAGCGCCAGGCTTTCGACCGCGCGGCGCTCGGCAAACGCGGAATGAAGTACGAGAGGCTTGACCAATTGACGATCGAGCTCCTGCTCGGCGTGCGCTAG